The nucleotide window CTTTATCCTCCATATTGCTTCTAGACTGTTGTCTTAAAACGATGACAACAGTCATGACTGTGCCTGTTTTCAGATTTAGAATGTCACCGGCTGGCCTTTTGTCTAAGATGACTTCCAGCCTTGGCCTTGACTCCAGGCCGGCCCCTCTCACTCTAGACCACTGGCCTGTGTCCTAGCATCCACTCATTGTACAGGTGTTTACCATGCACTTATGTGTGCCCAGTACAGGCAGCACTGGGCTCACCACAGGGCGCTGCAGAAGGGCCAGCATACTTCAGTCATTTGCTCACTGGGCCTGTGATGAGGAGGCAGCCACTGGAGCCACACTTACTGGCAGGGAAGCCAAAGCTCTGACACAGGGGACTTTTAGAAAAGCTACAAGAAAGCAAAGGTGGCTGTCACAGTGTGATTTGGGTCCTCAGGTCCTAGCATGATAAGGCTAGGTTTTCACTCTCAGCTGACAGGAATAACTGAACAAGGGAGTGACTTAACTTCTCTTCAGATATGTGTGGCTAGAACAAGCCAGGGAAGAGCAAGAAGACTACACACGCGACAGCCTCACCTTTAAGTCTGGGGGTGCCGCACCTCATCTGAAGcaagtgaggggaaaaaaagacaggtgAGGGAAAAAAGAGACACCTTCACTGCCAGGTGTTTCCTGGGTCCATGGAGGCATCTTTTGTGGACACAACCCCATCAATAATGAGGTGGCGAGAGTGCAGCTCGCCAGGCCAGAAAATTGCTGCTATCCCTCAGGCCCAGGTAACGGAATCTGTACAGTGTCAAGGGAGAGGCACTAAGCTTGCTGTCTCCGCTGTGCTGCTCAGTGTGGCTGTGCGCCTGCAAATCAAGACAGAACGTCATTCaacactgtcacacacacaccaccccaccccaccccacccccgaaaACAGGCCAGGGAAAGAAAAGCAGCACTCTGCTCAGGCATCGCCTGGAAACTGTCTCATCTGACCCTCCAGGAGCTTTCCTCTTTTTATGGCTCAGCTACATTAAGACTGGACAGAACTCAGACCAGTCAGCCTCACGCTGCAGCTTGGCCCTCCCCACCATGTCACTACTGCCTGAAGCCCTGGGCAGGCCAGGGGCTAAAAAGACCTTGTGGAGATGAAGCTCGATGGTGGCCTTGAGAAGAGGGCAAGCTACCAGATGATATGAGGAGGTGGGGGGAGGCTGTCCTCAGGGGCTCAACTATGCCAAACAGAGACACAGCATCCAAGACACTTGGCAGGCAAGCGGAACCATGGTTAGAAAAAGCAATCTGGGAGGAACGGGGAGATAGTTCAGTTAGTGAGGCACGTGCTGTAAAAGCttagggacctgagttcagatccccataCCCACGTAAAAACtggggtgtggtagcacacacttgttatcccagcattagggaggcaaaGACAAGATGTCTGGGGCTTGCAGGAGTGCTGTGTGTCATTAGGTAAAGCACACCTGCTTCCCAAGCTGCAACCACACGCCAGCAGAACGGGAGCTGGTCCTGTTAGCCAGTCCCTGGATGCTAGGAGTGGGTGCACGCTTATTCAAGTTAACCGTATAGTTATGGGCGCAGAAactcaaccccacccccacccacacacacacacagaactttcCACAGCGCTCTGGCACTCTAGGCCACTGTCCCAGAGCTCGGGGACAGGTTTTTCAGGTCTCCAGACACTACAGGATTCAGGTTGGGAGTGACAGCTCTGTGGGCAGCACATTACACGCCACCAGCTCACTAGATTCTGGTGCGTTCTCCAGGAGAGCACGTGGTCAAGCAGAGCCTCCATGAGATTTGTAAAGTGAACGCAGCAAGTTAACGGTTCCGAGCTGTAACTCCATGGTGATGGGGATGCTGAGAGCTACTATCTTCCCTCCTCACCACAGGGCCTGGGAAGGAAGTCAGTATACCCTGGGAAAGGCAGGAACTGGACCACTCTAAGCTTCTAAGTCCCCTACGCCTCGATATCCCCAATCTGCCAAGCTAACGAGCCAATACCATGTCTGCATGGGGAAGCCACCAGAGCTGGGCCGATGACCCTCATTAGCACCACAGACCTGGACGGAGTGTGAGCAAGCGGAGCTGCCTACCTTCTCTGTGCTGCTTGCTGAGACAGAACAGGTGAGATTGGCTCAGACAGCATCTAAACTACAAACTCATGGTGCACTCTCACCACTGGCACGAGGCAGTGAACAAGCCAGTGCCACTCACGTGGGGCCAACTGGATGTCCATTCTGTGCAGAAGCTCCAAAAGACGCCTGGAGAGAAGCTCCGGCTAGTCGGGACACACGGAGCAGCTGCCCACACTTCCtcgttttccttttcttttttcccctctccctctcttctgttctcttctcttgacacagggtctcattacACAGcgttggctggtctggaacttgccatgtcaacctggcctcacactcacacccTAAGGGAAAAGATGTGTCTCAGCATAGTCTGGCTTACTGCCCTTTAAGGTTTGGGATTTCCCCTAAGAAAGCCTACACAGACCTCCCCAGAAAGGCATCCAGTGAGCTTACAGATGCCATCACAGACTGCGGAAGCCCAAGTTAGCTCTGCTAGAACCCCTCTGAGGAGGGCTACCTGAGCCTGGCAGAGCTGGCAGGCAGAAGCTGCTTGCCTCTAGTCTCTGGGGTACTAGAATTCGCATATGCTCCCCAGGACTCCAGCTTTTGGAGAAACAGACCTGGGCTCCTCAATCCCAGCCATCACTGTAGCTACCACCCAGTGACCACTGTTGTCCCCCAACAGGCCGGCAGGCCTCCTTTCAGGGGCCTTTGAACTAGCCCAAGCAGGGAGGCAGCCTCCTTGGGATGCTGTGGCTGAAGGAGACAAACTCTGGGAACTGTCATCTCACCACAgggtcagggaggcagagggcacCTCAGGGGTCGAGGGTTCCCACCCGAGGAGCAACTACTTCTCAGTCAGCCTAAAGCACATGCAAACTTCAAGCAGGGTAGGTAGGCAGGGTCAAGGTCAAGCCTTTCTAGAACCTTAATTTCCTTGCATAGCCCAGCATCTCCTCAGGTTTCAAGTAAGCATGCTAAAttgaagctgggtgtgatggggCACACTGATAATCCTAGCACCCcgaggaagcaaaggcaggagatCAGGAGTTCCAATTCATCCTTGGATACACAGCAACTTCACGGCCAGTTTCAAAAAAGTGACTTCccaatacacacatgcacaccaagaTGCTCATGATGATTCCTCTAATCTAACTCCTCCCAGGCTCTTCCTTTCCCAGCTTGTTTGCTTGGggtcttgttgtttttgttttgagacagggtctctctgtgtagccctggctgtcctggcactagctctgcagaccaggctggcctcgaactcacagagatccacccgcttcTGTCAGGTACTGGCATTAAAGACACCAGCTCCTTTCTCACCTTGTGATATCAAACCATCATTCAAACTTAACCTGTCCTCCTAAAATTAGTTTAGGCTTCAGGGAAATAAATCCATGGGCTAGACAAGTGCCTCATATTAGTTCACCTGGGCACATTACAAACCCTTGATCTGTGACTCTGATGACGGGAATCCACATCTCCAGGAGTCGGACAGGCCTACGAAAACCCCCAGATGGCCCCAGCCACGCACAGAACCACCGAATGATCACATCCCTGGCTCATGGGCAAGCATCAACAGTCTCTTTCCTCTAGAGCCCAAAGGTGATCTCagaatcctttttattttattttccttttgagacagggtctcaccatataCCGGTAGCTGACtacatagaccaagctggccctgaactcacagagacctcctgcctctaccttccccacccccacagtgttgtgactgaaggtgtgcaccactgtgtaCAGCCTAAATCTAATTACTTTTATTCATTGTGTGTAGACGCATGGGCACACTGcgaaggtcaggggacaactgtGTGGAGTCAGTTGTCTTCCCCACGTAGGTTCTGGGACTGGAAACGCCGTGAGGCTTGGGGCCTTTACACACTGGTCATCAGTCCCTCAggatccttttttttctttttctttttccttaccaTGTTCCCTACAACCAAACTTGGCTTGAGAGACAGGGGCATTTGCTGTCTTTTCTGAGTCTAAGGACTTGCTACCTCAGATTTTAGAATCTAGCCTATAAGAAAACACTTGGGTTGTAGGCCTTGGCCTTAGTCAGgagcaaataaatattttctcagGTCTCAGCTTAATGAGGTGTCAATGGGAAAACCTTCCATCTGGCTCAGGATTCTAGAGACTTGGCTGCAGTTTGGCCAGTGGGTTCTTGTTTCTCCTCTgaaaggatgggggtggggtgggaatcatttatatgtgttcttttttttttttttcctcttccctgaTTAGCCCCCAAAGAGCTTTCAAATAATCTCCTAAGTACGAAGCACTGAAAGCATAAACCAGTTGCAAGAAATCTGCTTATTGGGAAACAGGAAAGACATTCTTTTTGCTTTTCAAAGGCTTTCCCATCATCTGGAGCCAAAAATATTATCTTCTGACCCTAAAAGCCACTAAGAAACCTTGTGTCTATATGCTAAGCAAGGAGACAGTTTTGCCCTAAGCAAAATAGCAAAGAGCAGCATTGTTTTCCGGGCATCTTCACCCCACTTCTGCCCCTCTCCCACCTCTGTAGCATCGTCTGCTACCAAGCGCCACCCTGCAGCCCTCAGGCCATAAGAGTCTCTACAAGCTGTCCCTACTTTCCCAGGCCCCCTTCCTCCCTAAGACCTCAGTTGTCCCCTAGTTAAAggccccttcccccaccccatctGGCTGTTTGACATACTCCCAGCGGTGCAGCCCAGACACTCACCACTCTGCTGCCTAGTTCTCGCAGCACACAGATCCTTTCGTTTCTGTGCATGTAGTTAGGGGTCACAGTgggagggatgggggaagggagaggaggctgTCTCATCAAGGCGCAGAAGAAAGTTGGTAGCAGAATCCCTAGTCCCAGGAGCCAATGCTCGGGTAGTAAGTGGCTTCACAGTGCTTcattttatcatcatcattgCTACTGGCCCACTGAATGGGTTTGgttgttttcctttaaattttttaaaaagatgtatttatttattatttatacagtatatagtattctgctggcatgtgtgcctgtaagccagaaagagggcaccagatctcactatagatggttgtgagccaccatgtggttgctgggaattgaactcaggacctttggaaaaacagccagtgttcttaacctctgagccatctctccagcccccttttttaaaattttaaaagatgtagttatattatttatgtgtatgagtgatttGCCTCCTTGTCTGAATGCttaccatgtatgtgcctggtactCACACAGATGGGAgtcaggccagaagaggttgcTGGAtttgctggaactggagttatagatggtgtgagcctatgtgggtgctgggaattgaatccaggtcctctgcacaagcagccagtgttcttcatagccaagccatctttccagccctagttttttgttgtttaagattgcttttatttgtatttacatgtatgtgtgttatatggatgcctgcagaggcctgaggagggtgttggatcctctggagcctGAGTTACAagtgttgtgagctgcccagcatgggtgctggaaGCCAAGAACAGTACGTCACTGTAATTGGaccatctctccattcccctggcaagttttttgttttttaaggtaaaATGGGTCATATATAGTggcataatcctagcacttggaagagaaaggtggacagatctctgtgagtttaacagtctggtctacatagtgagttccaactCGGCTAAAATTGGAGCCAttgagatggcttagtaggtaaaaggtcttgccaccaagcctgctgacctgagcctgatccccagaatccacatggtagaaCTGATCTTTGcaagttgtccactgacctcacacacgtacacatgcacTCACAGAGACAGCTACGCAGCCCTGTGTGGtgggacacacctgtaattccagcacttaagaaactgaggcaggaaggttatTATTCtcagtttgaggtcagcatggcTACAGTGTGAAATCTTGtttcagcaaacaaaacaaaacaaaacaaagttaatACAGTAAAAACCAGTCAGGAAGATAGCTCCCCTGTGTTCCCTGCCCCCTGaaccacaagaaaaacaaaagaaatttgctgcaatatatttatattttaaaagatggagTAAGTTAAATCTTCCTACTTGTTGGGTGACTTAGAAggcatatacttaaaaaaaaactttttttgcctgtttgttttttaggagacatgtattaaaattttttaaatcatatgGGGGGGAAGACATGTCACAGTGAGGTCAGGAAGCAACTTTCAGATGATTTGAGGAGCTTATATTTCTGAGCCCTTTGTCAAGTCCTTGCCTTGAAGGACCCTTCCCTGCCAGCCTGTGGCACAGACCCAGGCCTCTGCTCACTTCAAAGGGTTAAGAACAATGGGCGGAACATGGCTTCCCTTCCTAGCTCTCCAAATAAAACAGCAGTTACCCTGTCCCTCACTCCCCCATCCCACCATCCCCAGAGACCAAGAACAGCTTCAGCAGCAGCTGATGACAATAAAAGTTTGTCACACAATACTCAACAGCATGCCCTGGCTGAGGACTGGGCCTAGGGATtgcgtttttgtttttatatatatatatatataacttatttatttttttaattttatgtacgtTGGTGTTtcactacatgtatgtctgtgtaagagtgtcaggtcccctggaacaggagttgtgaactgccaatgggtgctggaattgaaccctggtcctctgaaagaacagtcagtactcttaaccactgagccatctctccagccccggaatTGTGTTCTTAACTGAGGGATATGACTATGGGTGGAAAAGTCCAGTGCTGACATCCATAAAATACCAGAATACACAATGGACAAAACCACCAGGGGCCACAAGCCTGCCCATGCTAGAATCCCTCAAAGCTCTGCCCTTTGTCTTGTGTACGTATGCATGAGTATGTGCACATGTTGTATGTAGTACATGCACCCATATACtacatgcctgcatgtatgtctctgtgaggaTAGCAGAAGCCTTGTGACTAGAGtatagacaggtgtgagctgacatggtaggaattgaacccaggtcctctggaagagcagccagcgctttttaaccactgagccatttctccagccccttaaagggacctttttaaaacttcaaatctGGTATGCTCCTTCCGCTGGCCCCATGCTACACTTGCTCCTCTGACTTGGCTCCCCACTGCACAGTACCCATCACCCTCTGTACCACATAAGCAGGAGCTTCAGATCAAAACAAGCCCCAACACGTACAGTCTCCAAAACGCAGCAGGCTTGTTAGGCAACAGCCggctgtggtgatgcacacctttaaccccagcgctcaggacacggagacaggagggtcactgagtgtgaggccagcctggtctacgtgcATAGAGAGTTGcaggcagccagggctgcatggTGAGATattaggggaaaaagaaaaagaaagtatgttTATGACTGTGCCAGCTCAGTACCTCAGAGGAAGGACGACAAATGCATGGATATTCATATACAAACAACACACCAGCATTTATtggtttaaaaaaacaacaatgaatCAAAATGATAAAGATGaatcacagtaataaaaatggcttcctatgggaggaagaagaaagtagTGGGGCATAATGAAATTAAAGGAAACTTCTATGAACGAACCTTATTCTACAGGTtgaaaatgttatatataaacattttataagatttcaaaaacaaattaaattaaaaagaaaaaaattcctaaaacttaaaaacaagTTGTAGCAAATGTGCCTAATGTCTTCCAGAATGGAGTCCACACAGAGAGCAGGCTGACAGCACCGTGCTGGGCTGCAGTCCCCCTGCAGGAACACAACCCGAGGCCAAAACAAACCCTCACACTTCCGCCTGGGTCTCAGCTTAGCGGTGCATGTCAGACACGGTAGGTGTTAGAGTAAAGTCAGATAAAACACAGTTACATCTTTCCAGAAGCTGCTGGCACGCCCGGTCCCTGCTGGCATGGCTGCTCCTTGCCAGCAGTGGATACTGGGATCTCTAACAGCCCCCTCACTCCCGCTGCTGTGGGAGTGCACTGTGCCTTCCCTTGACACCTGCATCTCTGGAAGTCTGAAATCTGGATATGTAGTAGATAGACAGTATTCATGTGACCAGTCCCCAATAAAAAGCCTTGTGGGTTGGGGCTACAGCTCATGGGTAGGACGCCTGCTTGTAGCTCacttggcagagtgcttgccttccatgcaagaggccctgggtttagtCCCAAATGCCTCatgaaccaggtgtggtggtgaaaTCCCATCAgtagggatgcagaggcaggaagagcaggaatGTAAGAACAACCTCTGCTACGTGAgactgtcttcaaacaaacacacagtctCTGAGGAGTGACTTGCAGACAAAGCTTCTTGATCTATTGGCTTCTTGCTGCCGGAGTTGGACACATCTGTGTGGTTCCAGTCTGGGTACTTTGGGACTGGGGTCAGTTGGTCCCCAGCTTTATCCCAGGCCCCTTCTATATCCTTTCACTGTGGTAGCCGCAGCTGTGAGGCCTCCTAATTCATCACTTAACCTAAGTTGACCTTAGTGACCTCCAACATAGCAGGACAGAACAAAATTAGTCATTTTGTTAATCTTCTAGGAAATCAGACCGCCTTTATAAACCGAAGATAAGTTTAGCAGTGGCAAGATGATTCAGGGGGTAAAGGCACGGGCAGCCAAGCTtgtcaacctgagttcaattccacgGACCCTCAAGATGGAAGGAAAAACCCAACtcctgaaggttgtcctctgacctctgtacacacatgtacacacatgagtATGTACGCATGCagtacatactcacacatatgcacacacaaaataaataaatgttaaaaaaaaagttttatgatACAATTGTAAACTCAAAAACACCCGAGTCTTCAGTTTGAATTCTAAATATCAGTATGAATTCCAATTCTTTCCACTGAGCTAGGATCTTagtatgtagctcaagctggcctacAATTTACCAGTCTAGACTGCCCTCAACCTtagagcaatcctcctgctttagcttcCTGCACGCTGTAATTACAGTGTGCGCCGTTACACCTGATGCAACTTCTTTAGTTTCAAGGACAGTTTGGGCTTCAAAGGAAGACCCTGCCTCGGTAGTAACAAAACCCAGGTGACTGGGATGGCTCCAGGGGAAAGGGGTCTGCCTCTGAGTTCTagtcctggaacccacatggtggaggagAGAACCACTCCCTAAAGTTGTCCTTTAACCTCCACAcaagctcacactcacacacactcccaTTTAATGTCTAAATGcactttagaaattaaaacaggtggctggagagatggctcagcattcaGAGTACTTGTTGCTGTTGCCGAggcctgggtttgaatcccagtgcccacacggtggctcaccaCAAtcacagatggttgggagccatctGGGGGAtccaacaggcacacacatgttcacatacacacatgcaggcaaaatattcatacccgtaaaggaaaaccaaaaaaattaaaacaatttttaatttttaatcaaattttagAAATCTGATGTCTATCAAGTAGAGGGCCCAGTCGTTAAGAGTGCTCAGCGCTCTTCCCAGGGGCccgagctcagttcccagcaccaacatcagGCAGCTCACTGAATGTCAGCTAGAAAGTCAAAGGTCCTCACTGAAAGACTGGCAAGGCACAGGAAAATTATAAATCTCAGCAGTGACGGGCAGTAGATGCTGCAGCCATTTAGGACAAAGACTTCAGGGTCAGGTAAGATAGACCTTACGATGATCTCTCAGTGCACACGAGCCAGACACCATGATCCTGCTGACACCAACTACAACTGTCACAACTGGAGAGTCCACAGCACCAAGTCACGGGAACCAAATAACTGAATGGCCTTGGGTGCCTGTGTGGAACTTCCTGTGGGAACAGTGGCATGTAGAGAGGCAACCAGGTAAATCGTGGAATGCACAGATCACGGATGATAAAGACttgcttcctccaacaagtcaATGTCAGAAGAAAATGGGGGCAGTGTACAAGAATGGTTGAAAGCAGGGTGGTACAGAATAAAGACACTCACAGAGTAAGTGTCACACCCAAAGCCAACATGATCGTGTCACTGTCTTCAAACTCTCTGGGCCCTGCCCACACCCTGGGCTGCAGCTCTCACCCAGTGCCTTCTGTGCTCCAGCCACAGTCATCTCCTAGGTTCCCTGAACCAGCCTGGTCCTTCAGGGCTCAGGCTCTTGTCAGGGCTCCTCCCCTTCTTTGGAATGCCATCCTCCCACCTTCCCCATTCACATGGTAGAAGGCTGCTCATTCTCTGGCTCAGCAGCAGGGATAGCCCAGTGTGTGAGGGTTCCTCTACCTAGTTAGTTAAGAGTATACCTTGTACTTCTCATGGAAACAGGGTGCCAATTTTGGGAGAGAGAATCAcactatacagcccaggctggccttgaactcacgatcttcctgccttggcctaagtgctgggactacaggcatgcatcactgaGTATTGTTTTATATCTGCATCCCTCCCAAAGACAAGAAGCTCCTTGAAGGCAGAGGCCATATTTCTTAGCAGGCAGCAGGAGCTAATGAAAGTCTTAACAGAAGCCCTGTGTGATGGCTCACTCTGGTCCCAGGAGGCTGCGGCAGAGAGGCTGTCTCAAGTCTAAACCCAGTAGACTCTAtctcaaagtaaaataaaataaaataaaataaaataaaataaaataaaataaaataaaataaagtgctcAATAGAAAGGTAGCATTCACGACTCAGAGAGAtactgagtttggggccagccctAGGTCATACAATAAGAATCTGTCTCAAGTTGggcgtggtggctcatacctttgATCCTagtactcaaggaggcagaggccagtatatctctttgagtttgaggccagcctgtctacaaatagagtccaggataccctgggctacacagagaaaccctatctcaaagaaccaaaccaaacaacaataacaacaacagaagatTCTGCCTCAAATAAATCAATATGAAAAAGACCTGATCAAATAAAGCCACGTGGTCCCATCCATCAGGTAGGATTCCAGGGACCATTCTAACTTGATAAGGGCCAGCAGAGTCCCTGCTGATCTTGATTATGGTGATGTCTTCTGGCACAAGAATCTAGCCTGCCATGCAGAAAGCTGAGGGCCCAGGGAAGGACTCACCGCCTCATGGGACTTGGGAATGGGTATGATAATGGCCAGGACACAGATGAGCTGGAAGATGGCTCCCAGGAAGAGCCCATACCGCAGCAGATTCTCCAAGAAGGTGGGCTCAGGCACCTCAGGAGGTGAGAAGTCCAGGTCGGAGGCCATGGCCCAAGTCCCTACTGCCAGGTGTCTCGAGAGTTAGCGTTCTCCAGAACCAAAttctaaatgaaaagaatgaatgtCAGGTTTCTACACGTGATCTTTAAATGGTCCCACTCGTGCATATGGACAAGCCACGTGCACATATTAGAACAGGCAACTTCAGTGAGGCATAAACAACCTTGAATCTAATTAGAGAGTATGTGCATAGTGAACTATCCCCTCAACTTTTAAATGTTTGATGTTTTccaaatataatgaaaataagcAAATGCAAAAATCTCCAACCGCTGTATTTATAAAGATCCgcacatttctgtgttttgttttacttgcTTTTAAGATGGTATCTCACTCATCTTGGGCTGGCCTAGAGCTTGTTAGTAATCCAGGAAAGCGTGAGCTTCCAATTCTCCAGCTTCTGCCTTctaagagctggagttacattATAGGCTTGCATCCTTAAGCCCACTTTATatggagctggggctggaacccagggcctcatgaatgcagagcaagcactctatcaactgaggaTACTGACTATATATCCgatttttattgctttattcaTTCGCCTAGTGAAATAGCACTTTGGGATACCAAAGACTTACAGACAAATGC belongs to Meriones unguiculatus strain TT.TT164.6M chromosome 4, Bangor_MerUng_6.1, whole genome shotgun sequence and includes:
- the Manbal gene encoding protein MANBAL isoform X2 is translated as MASDLDFSPPEVPEPTFLENLLRYGLFLGAIFQLICVLAIIIPIPKSHEAEAEQCEPRSAEVAKKPKAAAPSTNKRPKKETKKKR